In a genomic window of Pedobacter sp. KBS0701:
- a CDS encoding glycoside hydrolase family 43 protein, with the protein MNKRISFVLGFIAFSLGLSSFVSAQQTYTSFTPGKIWKDDKGVHINAHGGGIVEYKGVYYWFGEHKIEGEIGNTAQVGVHCYSSKDLYNWKDEGIALPVSNDLTSDIAKGCILERPKVVYNKKTKKFVMWFHLELLGKGYAAARSGVAVADRPTGPYTFIKSYRPNPGKMPFYASGTAEKDMVNCQQPANQSDGFFCRDLPGGQMARDMTVFVDDDGKAYHVFSSEENFTLHLAELTPDYLGHTGKFIRIYVGQQTEAPALFKKNGTYYMVGSGCTGWAPNPARWFKASNIWGPWTYMGNPCQGEGAKLTYGGQSTHVLPAPGKKGEFIFMADKWAPKNAIDGRYLWLPIKFDQDKISINWADEWDLSVFKK; encoded by the coding sequence ATGAATAAGAGAATCAGTTTTGTTTTAGGATTTATCGCCTTTAGTTTGGGCTTAAGCAGTTTTGTTTCTGCACAGCAAACCTATACTTCTTTTACCCCAGGTAAAATTTGGAAAGATGATAAGGGCGTTCACATCAATGCACATGGTGGTGGTATTGTAGAGTACAAAGGCGTTTATTATTGGTTTGGAGAACATAAAATCGAAGGAGAAATAGGAAATACCGCACAGGTAGGTGTGCATTGCTATTCATCGAAAGATTTATACAATTGGAAAGATGAAGGCATTGCCTTGCCAGTTTCTAACGATTTGACCAGTGATATTGCCAAAGGCTGTATCCTCGAAAGACCTAAAGTGGTGTACAACAAGAAAACCAAAAAGTTTGTCATGTGGTTTCACTTAGAACTTTTGGGCAAAGGTTATGCAGCAGCCAGATCAGGTGTAGCTGTTGCCGATCGCCCTACCGGTCCATATACTTTTATCAAGAGTTATCGCCCAAATCCAGGTAAAATGCCTTTTTATGCATCAGGCACAGCAGAAAAAGATATGGTAAACTGCCAGCAACCGGCCAATCAAAGTGATGGCTTTTTCTGCAGGGATTTACCTGGTGGACAAATGGCAAGAGACATGACCGTTTTCGTAGACGATGATGGAAAAGCCTATCATGTATTTTCTTCTGAAGAGAATTTTACCTTGCATTTAGCTGAATTAACGCCAGATTATTTAGGGCATACCGGAAAATTTATCAGAATTTATGTAGGGCAGCAAACCGAAGCACCAGCTTTGTTTAAGAAAAATGGAACTTACTATATGGTTGGTTCAGGCTGTACAGGCTGGGCGCCAAATCCGGCAAGATGGTTCAAAGCAAGCAATATCTGGGGCCCCTGGACTTATATGGGAAACCCTTGCCAGGGCGAAGGTGCTAAATTAACCTATGGAGGACAAAGCACACATGTATTGCCAGCACCGGGCAAAAAGGGTGAATTTATTTTTATGGCAGATAAATGGGCACCTAAAAATGCAATCGATGGTCGTTATTTATGGTTGCCGATCAAATTTGATCAGGATAAAATTTCGATAAACTGGGCAGATGAATGGGATCTGAGCGTGTTTAAAAAATAG